In the genome of Nitrospira japonica, one region contains:
- the arfB gene encoding alternative ribosome rescue aminoacyl-tRNA hydrolase ArfB: protein MLQISSHVIIPDSEIEIHAVRSQGAGGQHVNKVSSAIHLRFDIAASSLPPFYKEALLKLHDHRISSDGMITIKAQEHRSQEQNREGALTRLRVLIQSVAIPRKKRRATKPTRTSKERRMDSKTKRGRLKELRRRLE from the coding sequence ATGCTTCAGATCTCGTCCCACGTCATCATTCCCGACTCCGAGATCGAGATCCACGCCGTGCGGTCGCAGGGGGCGGGAGGGCAGCATGTCAACAAAGTGTCGTCGGCCATCCATCTGCGATTTGATATCGCCGCGTCGTCGCTGCCGCCGTTCTATAAGGAAGCGCTGCTCAAGCTACACGATCACCGCATTTCGAGCGACGGGATGATTACGATCAAGGCGCAGGAACATCGCAGTCAGGAGCAGAATCGAGAAGGGGCGTTGACCCGCCTGCGCGTGCTGATTCAAAGCGTGGCGATCCCGCGCAAGAAGCGAAGGGCGACGAAACCCACGAGGACGTCAAAAGAGCGGCGAATGGACAGCAAGACAAAACGAGGCAGGTTGAAGGAACTCAGGCGAAGGCTTGAATGA
- a CDS encoding enoyl-ACP reductase FabI has translation MLLNGKTGLIVGVANKHSIAWAIAQSAAGQGARLMFNYQNERLKENVEELVATMPGAKAFPCDVGDDAQISTLMQQVQQEVGSLDFLVHSVAFAPREELTGRFVNTTRQGFATALDVSAYSLVAVTRAALPLMSNGGSIVTLTYLGAERVVQHYNVMGVAKAALESTVRYLAHDLGPKNIRVNAISAGPIKTLAARGVSGISKMVDHHKEFAPLRRATEQGEVGDTALFLISPLGRGITGEVIYVDGGYHILGSLVSME, from the coding sequence ATGTTACTGAATGGAAAAACAGGACTCATAGTCGGCGTCGCCAATAAGCACAGCATCGCGTGGGCGATCGCGCAGTCCGCCGCCGGCCAGGGGGCTCGGCTCATGTTCAACTATCAAAATGAGCGCCTCAAGGAAAACGTCGAGGAATTAGTCGCCACCATGCCGGGGGCCAAAGCCTTCCCCTGCGACGTTGGCGATGACGCACAGATTTCCACCCTCATGCAGCAGGTGCAACAAGAAGTCGGCAGCCTGGATTTTCTTGTTCACTCGGTCGCCTTCGCGCCACGGGAGGAACTGACCGGCCGGTTCGTCAATACGACGCGACAGGGATTTGCCACCGCTCTGGACGTCAGCGCCTACTCCCTCGTCGCCGTGACGCGAGCAGCCCTGCCGCTGATGAGCAATGGGGGCTCGATTGTCACCCTCACGTATCTCGGCGCCGAACGGGTGGTCCAACACTACAACGTCATGGGCGTTGCCAAGGCTGCGCTGGAATCGACGGTTCGTTATCTTGCACACGACCTCGGGCCCAAAAACATTCGCGTCAATGCCATCTCGGCCGGCCCCATCAAGACTCTCGCCGCACGCGGCGTATCCGGCATCAGCAAGATGGTGGACCACCACAAGGAGTTTGCCCCGCTTCGCCGTGCCACGGAACAAGGAGAGGTGGGTGACACCGCACTGTTTCTCATCAGTCCGCTGGGCCGTGGAATTACCGGAGAGGTGATCTACGTGGACGGCGGCTATCACATTCTCGGTTCGCTCGTTTCAATGGAGTGA
- a CDS encoding tetratricopeptide repeat protein: protein MIVSYLLILLVLVPWQADPVQAQPELRTLIRQSLDECHLGRIAQERALRLTHFEKGQRLGEQAVSLDDKSPDAHFALFCSLGELMRLDGEMSLGSVLGFRRMMKELDRTIELAPDHLDALSAKGTFLVRLPAMLGGNPDTGEQLLRRVIAGEPTAVNARLSLAKSYCARGRHNEAIVLASEALALAEAQHRDDFIPEAKRVMAQLHAAADTSR, encoded by the coding sequence ATGATCGTGTCCTACCTCCTAATACTTCTTGTCCTTGTTCCCTGGCAGGCCGACCCCGTACAGGCGCAGCCAGAATTGCGCACCCTCATCCGTCAATCACTGGATGAATGTCATCTGGGCCGGATCGCCCAGGAGCGGGCACTGCGCCTGACTCATTTCGAAAAGGGTCAGCGCTTGGGAGAGCAAGCCGTTTCCTTAGATGACAAATCTCCGGACGCCCATTTCGCCCTCTTTTGCAGCCTCGGCGAACTGATGCGCCTGGATGGAGAAATGAGCCTGGGCTCGGTGCTGGGGTTTCGCCGCATGATGAAGGAATTGGACCGCACCATCGAACTCGCACCCGATCATCTCGATGCCCTCTCCGCAAAAGGCACCTTCCTCGTCAGACTCCCCGCCATGCTGGGTGGGAATCCGGACACGGGAGAGCAGCTGCTTCGCCGCGTGATCGCCGGTGAGCCGACTGCCGTCAATGCCCGTTTAAGTCTTGCGAAAAGCTACTGCGCACGCGGTCGCCACAATGAAGCCATCGTTCTCGCATCGGAGGCTCTCGCGCTTGCCGAAGCGCAGCATCGAGACGATTTTATTCCGGAAGCGAAACGGGTCATGGCCCAACTCCATGCCGCCGCCGATACCAGCCGCTAG
- a CDS encoding mismatch-specific DNA-glycosylase produces the protein MDKVSAPQTRLILPDYVRPGLRVLFVGINPGLRSAAIGHHFGGYSSRFWKLLFDAQLITEPLGPTQDFRLLEWGLGLTNVVARATAGIDALTARDYRLGAVRLLRLIRKNQPKIVAILGITPYRHIFRIPPGRPVDLGKQTVMLGTASIFVLPNPSGRNAHYPYGTMLESFCALRKAARP, from the coding sequence ATGGACAAGGTGTCCGCTCCTCAAACCAGGCTGATCCTCCCCGATTACGTCCGCCCAGGGTTGCGCGTTTTGTTCGTGGGAATTAATCCCGGCCTAAGGTCCGCTGCCATTGGGCATCACTTCGGCGGTTATTCGAGTAGGTTCTGGAAACTCCTGTTCGACGCGCAACTGATCACCGAACCCCTGGGCCCCACTCAAGACTTTCGCCTGCTCGAATGGGGCCTCGGCTTGACCAATGTCGTCGCCCGTGCGACCGCCGGCATCGACGCGCTGACGGCTCGAGATTATCGACTCGGTGCGGTGCGCCTGCTGCGGCTGATCCGCAAGAATCAGCCCAAGATCGTCGCGATTCTCGGCATCACCCCTTACCGGCACATCTTCCGGATTCCCCCCGGGCGCCCGGTCGACCTCGGGAAACAGACTGTCATGCTGGGCACTGCCTCCATCTTTGTTCTGCCGAATCCCAGCGGAAGAAATGCGCACTACCCCTATGGGACGATGCTTGAGTCCTTCTGCGCGCTTCGCAAGGCCGCGCGGCCGTGA
- a CDS encoding NUDIX domain-containing protein: protein MVKSIYKGRVITVNIDTVRLPNDTIIDLEIVRHPGASAMVPIKEDGTVILVRQFRHAAGGFIYEIPAGKLHAGEDPKLCAARELEEEIGYRAEHYTLLSSILTAPGFTDEVIHIYKATGLIKTQQRLDQDEVLEVVELPLPEVMTMIHDGRIRDAKTMVGCQLVFFSTLR from the coding sequence ATGGTCAAATCGATTTACAAAGGACGGGTCATCACGGTCAACATCGACACGGTGCGTCTACCGAACGATACCATTATAGACTTGGAGATCGTTCGGCATCCCGGCGCGTCCGCCATGGTGCCGATTAAAGAAGACGGCACCGTCATCCTCGTCCGCCAATTCCGTCATGCCGCCGGCGGCTTCATATATGAGATTCCCGCCGGGAAGCTCCATGCGGGCGAGGATCCGAAGCTTTGCGCAGCACGCGAACTCGAAGAGGAAATCGGGTACCGTGCGGAGCACTATACCTTGCTTTCAAGCATCCTGACCGCGCCGGGCTTCACGGACGAAGTCATCCACATTTACAAAGCCACCGGTCTCATCAAGACTCAACAGCGGTTGGACCAGGACGAAGTGCTGGAGGTGGTGGAGCTGCCCTTGCCGGAGGTCATGACGATGATTCACGACGGCAGGATTCGGGACGCCAAAACGATGGTCGGCTGCCAACTCGTCTTTTTCAGCACTCTCCGCTAA
- the gcvT gene encoding glycine cleavage system aminomethyltransferase GcvT produces the protein MNRTPLYETHREAGAKLVDFAGWDMPIQYGSVIEEYQTVRSKAGLFDVSHMGRLYLSGTGSGSFLQRMTTNDVAKLAVGRAQYSMMCREDGGILDDVFVYRTGESDFLLCVNASNRKKIVDWINRQHRATDQCTIEDRSSAVAQIAVQGPSSRTVLARLCKKDLGALKLHASHEDLVAGIPCFVARTGYTGELGFELNMPSDRAAELWRNLMEAGTDQGIKPAGLGARDLLRLEMGYLLYGNDINEQTTPLEAGAEWTVNFEKGPFLGRDALLTQKHDGVRRRVIAFELIEKGVPRHGFPILDPASSEPIGEVTSGNLSPLLQKGIGLGCVPVSHSSPGTAIAVDIRGKILPASIVTAPFYTRPKPRG, from the coding sequence ATGAATCGTACCCCGTTATACGAAACGCATCGCGAAGCCGGCGCCAAGCTCGTTGACTTCGCCGGCTGGGACATGCCGATCCAGTACGGCAGCGTGATCGAGGAGTATCAAACCGTACGGTCCAAAGCCGGACTCTTCGACGTCAGCCATATGGGACGCCTCTATCTTTCCGGCACCGGCAGCGGCTCGTTCCTGCAACGGATGACCACGAACGATGTCGCGAAACTTGCAGTGGGGCGGGCTCAGTACTCGATGATGTGTCGGGAGGATGGCGGCATCCTTGACGACGTTTTCGTATACCGGACCGGTGAGAGCGATTTTTTGCTCTGCGTCAACGCCTCGAATCGGAAAAAGATCGTCGACTGGATCAATCGGCAGCATCGCGCCACGGACCAGTGTACCATCGAGGACCGCTCGTCCGCCGTCGCGCAGATTGCCGTCCAAGGTCCCTCGTCACGCACCGTGCTTGCCCGCTTGTGCAAGAAAGACCTCGGGGCTCTCAAGCTCCATGCTTCTCACGAAGATCTGGTTGCAGGAATTCCCTGCTTTGTCGCAAGAACCGGGTATACCGGAGAACTGGGATTCGAGCTGAACATGCCCTCCGATCGTGCGGCGGAACTCTGGCGCAACCTGATGGAGGCTGGCACGGACCAGGGAATAAAGCCCGCCGGCCTTGGAGCAAGGGACTTGTTGCGGTTGGAGATGGGCTACCTCCTGTACGGCAACGACATCAATGAACAGACAACTCCGCTCGAAGCCGGGGCCGAGTGGACGGTGAATTTCGAGAAAGGACCGTTCCTCGGACGGGATGCGCTGCTGACTCAAAAGCATGATGGTGTTCGGCGGCGTGTCATCGCGTTCGAACTCATCGAGAAAGGCGTGCCCAGACACGGATTTCCCATCCTGGATCCGGCCTCGTCGGAACCCATCGGAGAAGTCACCAGCGGCAACCTCTCCCCCCTCCTTCAAAAGGGCATCGGACTGGGCTGCGTGCCTGTTTCTCACTCCTCCCCCGGCACCGCCATTGCCGTCGACATCCGCGGCAAGATACTGCCCGCCAGCATCGTCACCGCGCCGTTTTATACGCGACCAAAACCGCGGGGGTAA
- a CDS encoding FKBP-type peptidyl-prolyl cis-trans isomerase: protein MEQSTSGGNEVTTSSGLQYLDQVVGTGAVAKAGQTATVHYTGWLQNGTKFDSSVDRGQPFSFPLGAGRVIKGWDEGVQGMKIGGKRRLTIPSNLGYGARGAGGVIPPHATLIFEVELLGLN from the coding sequence ATGGAACAGTCGACCTCCGGCGGCAACGAAGTCACCACGTCTTCAGGACTGCAATACCTCGATCAAGTCGTCGGGACCGGAGCCGTAGCCAAGGCGGGACAAACGGCGACCGTTCATTACACGGGCTGGTTGCAGAACGGCACCAAATTCGACAGTTCCGTCGACCGTGGTCAGCCGTTTTCGTTTCCACTCGGAGCCGGACGCGTCATCAAGGGATGGGATGAAGGGGTGCAGGGCATGAAGATCGGCGGCAAGCGCCGCTTGACCATCCCCTCCAATCTCGGCTACGGCGCCAGAGGCGCAGGTGGCGTCATCCCTCCGCACGCCACGTTGATATTCGAGGTTGAGTTGCTGGGATTGAACTGA